One segment of Panicum virgatum strain AP13 chromosome 3K, P.virgatum_v5, whole genome shotgun sequence DNA contains the following:
- the LOC120700863 gene encoding collagen alpha-1(VI) chain-like, producing MRARLYNPHPAAFGSLRLFVFLFLSSSSPSIPPPLPLPLPLLVISLFVSGGDVSPQAACFGRPATPGGRPLDPGEEARRGILERGEEGGRGDEGPRGEGARGYEGGRGDGVRGDEDPCGESGRGYGSRGGDGGRGAPLALTPKVEVTEEEPAPRPLLPYPPGFGPKVEDVGASHSTPPPPPPAAGKGASNASQVPFDQMTIMQLHNTLADSHERVVALQDELAGERGRKKAIERALKAAIKAQRGGRNI from the exons ATGCGA GCCAGACTCTATAACCCACACCCCGCAGCCTTTGGATCCCTCCgcctcttcgtcttcctcttcctctcctcttcGTCTCCCTCGATCCCtccgcctcttcctcttcctcttcctctactCGTCATCTCCCTCTTCGTCTCCGGTGGCGATGTCTCCCCGCAAGCGGCGTGCTTTGGTCGCCCTGCAACTCCGGGAGGACGGCCGTTGGATCCCGGGGAAGAAGCCAGGCGCGGCATACTGGAGCGCGGGGAAGAAGGCGGCCGCGGGGACGAAGGCCCGCGCGGGGAAGGTGCCCGCGGCTACGAAGGCGGCCGCGGGGACGGCGTGCGCGGGGACGAAGACCCGTGCGGGGAAAGCGGCCGCGGCTATGGCAGTCGCGGCGGGGATGGCGGCCGCGGGGCCCCTCTTGCCCTAACCCCCAAGGTGGAGGTGACCGAAGAGGAGCCGGCGCCGAGACCCCTCCTGCCCTACCCGCCGGGCTTCGGGCCCAAAGTGGAGGACGTCGGCGCTTCccactccaccccgccgccgccaccgccggctgcGGGGAAGGGCGCTTCCAACGCGTCTCAG GTACCTTTTGATCAGATGACCATCATGCAGTTGCACAACACCTTAGCAGACTCACATGAGAGGGTGGTGGCACTTCAAGATGAGCTTGCTggggagagaggaaggaagaaggccATTGAGCGTGCACTGAAAGCAGCGATCAAGGCTCAGAGAGGTGGCAGAAACATCTAA